The nucleotide window gtgtgtgtgtgtgtgtgtgtgcgtgcgtgtactGTAGAAGTTTACAAATAAATCACTAGCCTCTCCAATTGACAGCaaggaacaaaaattatttaatactTAACCATCAACACAATAACAAGGTTATGAACATAAATATAACAGTGCAAGACAATCTTTGCAGGGCAGGCAACACAGGAAAGGGTCATTCACTGAGCGTTCAGGGAAAGTCAAAATAAGAACTGCTATTTCAAAAcatgacaaattaataaattaggCCAAATTTCACTGTATAAACTCCCTTACAGTTCCCTACAGTTTGAAAAACCTTGCCTCCTTTCCCCTCCCATTTACGTAATTCTTGTCAGAAAAGGAAGCCCCCCCCATGTCTTCATCCCACTGCTGGCTTTCTTCTCCCTCTTTGCCACATCTTccacattcatattttttatacaCTTACTCTTACTGCTCTCTCTCACAAGTTCTTGACAAACACCTTATTGACCTGGAACCCCATCCACCCTTTCTCTTCCacaacctcctcctcctccatttcATCCTCCTCCATCCCACCCTCTTGGAGCACCCCTTTTTTGTGATAACCAAGGCTGCAAAAAAATGCCTCGCCCACCTTGGAGGCAATGGAAACGTGTGCATACACCTTCTTCCGCCCCAACCCCTTCTCCCTCCTTTCTACACTCTCTACCAGAAGCCTGCCCAGTCCCTCTCTCCTGTACCAGCACTGCACTACCAATCGACAGATCCTGCAGACCTTCTCACTTAGCCCTCCCTCAAGGGAGATGCACCCAACGATTTCTCCATCCAGCACTGCCAGCCACACCTCCCCCGCCTCCCACTCCCTCTCCTCCATCTGCCTCGCTTTGTCTTTCTGGCGACGCCTCGTTTTCTCTTGGAGTTCAGCGGACTTTGATTTACCGCTGTCTATATTCGTTCCGGGCCCGGAGCCCCTCCGCGTCCCCTGGGAATAGGGGTTCTCCATTATGCAGTCCCGTGGCCCTTTGTAGCAGCTTCCCACATAGTCCCAGTAGGGCTTGCTGGTACCCAGGATGCCCACGGAGCGCGGGATCGTCAGTTTCAGGTAGATGATGACCACAAAGACGGGGAGCACCAGGGCAAAGATGAAGTTGTGCAGGATGCAGCGCAGGACCGAGGACACAACGGCGAGGAGCAGGAGGCCCAGCGGACGGGTGAGGAGGTGAAGAATGAGCCTGTTCTCTGAGCCCCGAGACCCCTCCTGTCAAGCAGAAAGAGGGccgtttgattttttttttttttttttttaaacacaactgACAGGAAAACACAGATTACACTCGGGTTACCTTGTCAAGGAGCAACTACACGTTTCAGCACAAAACACATCTGGAGCAAGCAGGCGTACAATACAAAGAGCTTCAAAACATCATCTTCGCATATACGAGAGAAAAGTGAAGTGCACCTTAATGAGTTCTTTGACAGTCTCTATGTCATCCTCCTTCATCCTGCGTAACACCACCTGGCTCAAGTCCACCTTCACCATCTCCTCCTGTATGGAAACACAGCCAGGCAGGACCTTAATACACACTCAAATATTAATTCTCATATTTCATCGTCCGCGGCAAAGACCTCGATACTCCCATctttgcagacaaaaaaaaacactcacttGGACAGTGACGGTAACTGTACTCTACAATAGCGGGATGAAAAGGGTATAAAAAGGGTATATTGGCAGACGGGGCAACATAAAAAGGAAACTTTATTTAGTTATcgtttcaaattcaaattttatttgtcacatacacaaccatataTTTATCTTACTTCTGTGTCAGTATGTAATTGTAAGGACGTGCATCATCATGTCTCTGCACAGGATCCTCTGGTGGTTTGGGGGGGGAAGACCACAAAGATGAAAGAGTGAGGACAGGATGGATTGTTTATTAAAACGGTACACAGGAAACAGCGCTGACAATGAATGAGACGTTACAGTGAGGTAGCtcttttatacatatatttaacgCACGCTATACAAGAAGATCAGGGGTCGTGTGGAGCAGTTAGCATGACAGCACCACATCTTCATCTCCTTATATGGATGTTCTACCACGAACCCATTTAACTTTACATGATCatgtcattttgattttaaataaaccCCAGGAACTGAACACTTCTTCCCTTGAATCCGAGCCCCCATACCTTGCATCCAAAGTATAATCGGGAAGAGTGTAAAAATGACCTCAAACTACGGGCACGGTGTGCGCTGTAACGGCAGACGAGCCCGTTGTCCTCGCCGGTGTTTCGGAGCTGCGGAGCAGCTGCGCAGCCGCCGCATCGGCGCCACCACGCGCATGTCCTCACGCGTAGCTCCTGTTCGAGAATACTGTGCATATGCGCATGCGCGGCAGCGGCGTCGCTTTACAGCACAGCGAAAACTGGGCCGCGAGCGCAGATAGCGAACTTCAGTCGTAGGTACCTTGTAGCATCCAGAAGCCGTGAAATGGGTCAAATATTAAGCGCATTCGAGTTTCCGTTTCGCAAAGGCACACATTAAGTTTCCATAATTATTTAAGTGTTGTGTAAGTCATACAAATTTAACAAGGAGAAAATAACGGAGGCATTTTCAAGGcttgctttattttcattaccaCCTCGTATCAATAACGATACTTAATAATCCAGGCAAAATAGACATGATATCATATTCACAAAAACTACTGTTAATTTAGTACACTTAATACAGTCTGTTGAGTAAGTAACCTTCTTAACTCCGGCCATTTGGCATTTCCGAGCAGCGTCTCTTCAAACACGAACCCTCAGTTCATACCGGTTCCTTTGAACAGTTACTTGAAGCAATGATTTCATCTCTTCCAATTAGTTGCCTAAATAAATTGAACCTGTATGAGGTCCGGCTTTGGGCCACATTATCACATGTAGCTTCTTTAACAAATGCTTCGACGACAACACGCACACTTTTGCGCTGTGTGAGAACAATGTTCAGGCGTCCAAAGATGGAGAAGTAGGACCTGCAGTGGCAGTAAAGGCTCTGGTATCACCCTGTAGGCTTCTCTTTGCAGTCAGCTTGTCCCTGTCGCTCTCCTCAGCCCCAGTTCCATCTCCCTGTACGATCCCTTTGCTTTGTGCCTCTGCTACTTCCATGTCTAACACAACCGCTCCTCTCAACTCACCTGTTTCATCCTCAGCTTCACCTTCTGTGCTTCCCACGGATTTCTCCATGACAGCTCTCTCTCCTTCCAGAGCCTTTTCCCTCAAGCTACTGGTGCTAACCTCAATGATGACAATTCCCTCCCCTCCTTCCAGCTGAAATATACCTTCCACTGACTCTCCAGTCTCACCAACTGCCCCATGGGAAGTGCTGAAACTATCTCCTGCACCTGAGGCAGTGCCTTGTCCTTCTATCAGTGCAATCATCTGAACACTTTCCCCAGCACCTGGACCTACTATCTTGGCATCATCCCCAAGCTGGAACACCACCTCCTGCTCACCAAGCGGAACCAGTGCTTGGGCAGGACGGCACTCTAAGCTCAACTCATCCCTGTGGGCTTCTGCAAACGTGTTCACGGGGTTGTCTacccctctctcctcctcggTTTGGAAATGAAGGACAAATGATTCAGCCCCCCTCTGAATCCCTCCCTCCAAGCCCAACTCCTTGTCCCCATCTTTCTGTCCTCCATCCCAGGCTGGCAGTAGATCCAGGGAGACCACCCGAGCTTTGTCCTTGTCCTGTGTCTTGCTTTCTGTATCAGCTTGAATCTGCAGAACAATTGAACCCCTCTCTTCCACTTCACTCCTGGCTTCTCTTTCTTTGCCATCTGCTTCCTCTTCAAACCGTAGCACATATGACTCCTCACATCCAGCTCCAGCTTCCACACTGTCCTTGCCATCAACTTCCTCTCCATGTTTCTTAAAACACATGACAACTTGTTCCCCTCCAGCTATATCTAAAGGTTTATTATCCACGGTAGTAGCTGGAAGTTTACCATCCCAGCTGCTGTGGTGAGGAGGAACAGACAGAAGAGCAGGGTTCATGTTGTGGGGATTACTGCTTCCTTCTGGGAGAGCTGCAGCAACAGAGAACGCCGGCTGGACGGGAACGGAGGATGCAGGAGGAGTGCTCGTAGTGGTACTAGTTGAGCTAATACTGGAAGTTGTACTAGATACTGCCAAAGCCCCTTGTAGGTTAGATGCGGTAGCTGCTAAGGTCTTAGGCGCTGTTTTCTGAAGTGCAGCTTTGGATTTCCGAATCCGCTTAGCTCGTGGGGTCCTCATCCAGCTGGGCTTCTTTAAAATCAGTGAGTTTCCGCCGGAGTTAAGTATTACGGGTGATGTGACTGGAGCACTTGTGTTAGTCACAATTAACCTGGGTTGAGTGTGTATTGTTTGAAACTGAGGGATTTGCGTTTGGTTTGAGCCCAGAATGTGTTGCACAGCAGGTACTGTTTGCACCAAAGACACAGACTGAGGGCTTGACATAGCGGGGCATACACTGGTGCTGTTCGAGGTCGGGACAAGGATGAGGCTAGGTGGACTGCCATTAGTGGACTGACATTGTAACAGAAGGAAGTTTTGTGACtggggtggaggaggtgggggaggaACTGGGTTTGACAAAGGGATTAGTTGCAGTCCTGTAGGAGTCTGAATCATAAAGTAGTTTTGAGATGTATTAGGGGGGATGTCTAACTGTGATGGGGACAAAATTAAGGTTGACTTTGCTGGGGCCTCAGAAAATGGAATGGAGCTGGTCCCAGTGCTTTTGTTCACTCCGAGACTCAAAGTCGTAGATCCCTTGCTTGCTCGCGATCCCTCCTTGGAACCACTCGAGCCACCCCCATGAGTCCGTAGATGCCTCTGCAGGTACGAGTGCATCACAAACTCTTTTCCACAGAGCTGGCACTTGTAGTCCTTACGGGCAGAGTGCGTGCGAAGGTGCAGGTGTAGGTTGGAGGAGTGCGTGAAGCTCTTGTGGCACTGGCTGCACTGGAAGGGCCGCTCACCGGAGTGTGTGCGCTCATGCTGCTTCAGATTGGATGTCTGCGAGAAAGACTTACTGCAAACACCACAGACGTGAGGCCGCAAGCCAGAGTGCAGCTGACTGTGCCTGCGCAGGCAGCTGGTGTTCTTGAAGGACTTGCCACACTCCTTGCAGACGTAGGGCCGCTCCCCTGTGTGCTGGCGCAGGTGGTACTGGTAGTGAGAGCTCCACTTAAAGGTGAGAGGACAGTAAGGGCACTGGAAGGCCCGAACGCCAGTATGTACCTGTGAAGCagttcttcatttattcatttgcatttgtaaaataggaaaaaaaaaaaaaaaaaaaaaaaaacacaaaaacatttgtgttttggGCTGCTTctaaatttatgaaaaagtaaaaaatgtttataactTTTTTGCTACATTACTTAAATGAAAAGAGAGGGAAGAAAGTATTTGCAACTCAATCCCTGAGTAACAGGTGCAGTAGTGTCTGAAAGAGAGATGCCAATGCTAATTAATCATGAATTCAAACCATAAGTGTTTGACTCTTCTGCAAGCGGCATTTTTTGGCTGTTTTGTTTCCCAGCCTATTTTTCCATCATATTTGAGCACAAATCCTTTATTTCACATGACTGTAAACTAAGGGTAAATGCCAACTAAAATTTAAACTGGGTTTGTGTGTTTAAACACATGTAACTAGAATAGAACGGGAAACTTTATCCCCTATAAAGCTCTGAAAATGTCGCCCTCTGTAGGACAGTGAGCAAATGGCCTTTTACCCTCTGATGGATGGACAGCAATGAAGACCTCTTGAAGCTTTTTCCACACTCTGTACAGCGGTATGGCCTCTCTCCCGTGTGATCCCGCATGTGGTAGCGCAGCCCTGATGACCCTTTGAAAGCTTTCCCACATTCGGAGCAGCGGTACGGCCGTTCTGTGCAACGACCCAAAGGGGGTGATGCAGGAAGCCACGCATAGTTTGGAGGGAAGGAACAATATGAGTGTAtgagcaaaaataaactgattaaaatactGATACATACAACACAGATTATTAACTTGCAGCACCCATGCTCTCACAAACTGCTTACCACTGTTGCTGGCGCTCGCACTCTTGTTGCCGCTAGCTCTCTTCTGCCCCTTGCTTCCTCCTCGACCCGGCTTGgccgtctctctctccccctcctcaGTAACAGCAATCAAGCTGACATGGATCTCCCTCTCGGACTCCTCGGCCTCCCTGCCCTTGGTTACGGGGGAAGAGGGCATGGGCAGGGAGAGTGAGAGGGAGGGTGGGCAGACGATCTCAGCCTCAGCCTCAGCCAGCAGCCGCTGTTCTGGGGTGTGGGAGTGCTGGTGCGTGAGCAGGGAGGACAGCAGCGAGAAGGAGCGATCACAGGCCGAACAGCTGAATTGCGACCGGGACTGGGATGGGGAGAGTGGGTGAGCCTATGCAGGGGATGTGAGGAGAAACAGCAGGTTACAGCAGCCTACCCATTGTACATACAAAGTGGCAGGTAAATCACTACTacaaacagaaaagcacacaAACTATCTGGGAAAAGTCTGCTGCATGACAGATCACTGTAAATGGGTTATTCCATGTGAAATCACCCAAAGAAATATCATAGTGTAcattaatgtacagtaaaagCCCAGTCAACCTCGTCAACTACCCTGACATGGTGGTATTCTGTGGGAAAATCTGGCTTTGCATTTTCAAATGATGTTTTAAATGACCACAGCAACCTGCAATGGTTGTAAGAATAATTTTGACAAGGTGTGTTCAGATCAGATATTATACTATAAAATATTTAGATAGACAGGGCGGTACAATGGCACAGAAGGCAGTTCTGATGCTTCATGATTCCTGGGCTGTAGCTGCGGGCATGGGTTCGAATGCCGTCTGTGTTGACATTGGATGCTCATGCATGTTTTcatctgagtgctctggtttcctcttacagtccaaagatgtgtttcagacaagctgctgactctgaattgcttgttgtgtgtgaatgtatgtgtgtgctgttgccctgtgatggactgctgtcctgccaAGGGTGTACCCAACCTCAAATCCAGcgtttctggaataggctccagaccaccacaaccctgttttggacaagcagttcctgACTATGGATGGATGTTAAAACAGTGGCGTTACAGAAGCTTGTCTGGATTTTAGCCTTTGCTTTGGATTTTCATAATCCTTTAATATTAATGAGGCCAAAGAATATATAAATTTTGAGTCACAGTTTTGACAACTGCTCAAAGATCTAATGTGTGTTGTGAAGACCCCGTGATGAGACTGGACTactgttaaaatattaactttagCCACCTTTGTAATCACCTGTAAATGCTGTGAAACACTCAATAAAAACCACAATTAATTGAAAATTCATGTATATCGAATGCAAGACAATattttaagcagatgcttttcacacCACTCCATCACTAACCTGAGTCAGGTGTCTGTTTAAACCTCCAGTGGTCTTGAAGATTTTCCCACAATAGGAACACTCTGTAGCACCACCCACCTTGCCTGCTGAGCTCGTGGCCAGAGCAGCAGGGGTGGGGAGTTGTGAAACTGCAGTGAAACTCTGCAACAAGTCAAACTGGGCCTGACTCTGGGTCAGTGAGGTTCCTGCGCTCACCGAGCTGTCAGCACCTCCAGTTAAGCTCAGGATGTCCGTGGTGCCGTGACCGTTTTCCGAGGTTGTGGTCGTCTCCACCACCTCTTCAAAGTCTGCCAGCAAAGGGCCCGCCTCAACCAAGCCCACCCCTCCTTCGCTGACTGCCTCCTCCCCAGCGCCGCCCCCTCCGTCATCTGTCTGCCCCAGGGCCCCCAGGTGTAGCGCCTGGTGTTCCTCCAGCTCGGTGTGCGTGCTAAAGGTGTGGTTGCAGCTGCCACAGCTGTACAGCAGCACGCTGGCGTCCGTGCTGGCACTCATGTGTACCTCGGAGGGGCTGC belongs to Scleropages formosus chromosome 18, fSclFor1.1, whole genome shotgun sequence and includes:
- the znf628 gene encoding zinc finger protein 628, which codes for MANTVATLVVQTELLPSQASTSLSPFPPLLAGGEEVDDDGEREDEQRMEKGLSQVVLTGVEIVPSAPTAQNPEHPFQCLDCGKSFKWSSRLAHHQRSHNNERPYRCNLCPKAFKGSSALLYHQRTHSGEKPYKCEDCGKAFKRSSLLQVHRSVHTGLRTFQCPYCPLTFKWSSHYQYHLRQHTGECPYPCDTCPKAFKNSSSLRRHKNVHLGLKPYVCAVCTKAFTQSTNLRQHMRIHTGERPYICSECGRSFTHSSNLALHRNSHLESKGKCGGGKAAPPPESTASVEVGVEVGITDMVGLVAQEAAVGVGVGEVFLSHDAPNQSQSLMPQLTLTPITSQGSPSEVHMSASTDASVLLYSCGSCNHTFSTHTELEEHQALHLGALGQTDDGGGGAGEEAVSEGGVGLVEAGPLLADFEEVVETTTTSENGHGTTDILSLTGGADSSVSAGTSLTQSQAQFDLLQSFTAVSQLPTPAALATSSAGKVGGATECSYCGKIFKTTGGLNRHLTQAHPLSPSQSRSQFSCSACDRSFSLLSSLLTHQHSHTPEQRLLAEAEAEIVCPPSLSLSLPMPSSPVTKGREAEESEREIHVSLIAVTEEGERETAKPGRGGSKGQKRASGNKSASASNSERPYRCSECGKAFKGSSGLRYHMRDHTGERPYRCTECGKSFKRSSLLSIHQRVHTGVRAFQCPYCPLTFKWSSHYQYHLRQHTGERPYVCKECGKSFKNTSCLRRHSQLHSGLRPHVCGVCSKSFSQTSNLKQHERTHSGERPFQCSQCHKSFTHSSNLHLHLRTHSARKDYKCQLCGKEFVMHSYLQRHLRTHGGGSSGSKEGSRASKGSTTLSLGVNKSTGTSSIPFSEAPAKSTLILSPSQLDIPPNTSQNYFMIQTPTGLQLIPLSNPVPPPPPPPQSQNFLLLQCQSTNGSPPSLILVPTSNSTSVCPAMSSPQSVSLVQTVPAVQHILGSNQTQIPQFQTIHTQPRLIVTNTSAPVTSPVILNSGGNSLILKKPSWMRTPRAKRIRKSKAALQKTAPKTLAATASNLQGALAVSSTTSSISSTSTTTSTPPASSVPVQPAFSVAAALPEGSSNPHNMNPALLSVPPHHSSWDGKLPATTVDNKPLDIAGGEQVVMCFKKHGEEVDGKDSVEAGAGCEESYVLRFEEEADGKEREARSEVEERGSIVLQIQADTESKTQDKDKARVVSLDLLPAWDGGQKDGDKELGLEGGIQRGAESFVLHFQTEEERGVDNPVNTFAEAHRDELSLECRPAQALVPLGEQEVVFQLGDDAKIVGPGAGESVQMIALIEGQGTASGAGDSFSTSHGAVGETGESVEGIFQLEGGEGIVIIEVSTSSLREKALEGERAVMEKSVGSTEGEAEDETGELRGAVVLDMEVAEAQSKGIVQGDGTGAEESDRDKLTAKRSLQGDTRAFTATAGPTSPSLDA
- the nat14 gene encoding putative N-acetyltransferase 14; this encodes MVKVDLSQVVLRRMKEDDIETVKELIKEGSRGSENRLILHLLTRPLGLLLLAVVSSVLRCILHNFIFALVLPVFVVIIYLKLTIPRSVGILGTSKPYWDYVGSCYKGPRDCIMENPYSQGTRRGSGPGTNIDSGKSKSAELQEKTRRRQKDKARQMEEREWEAGEVWLAVLDGEIVGCISLEGGLSEKVCRICRLVVQCWYRREGLGRLLVESVERREKGLGRKKVYAHVSIASKVGEAFFCSLGYHKKGVLQEGGMEEDEMEEEEVVEEKGWMGFQVNKVFVKNL